From a single Candidatus Binataceae bacterium genomic region:
- the glmU gene encoding bifunctional UDP-N-acetylglucosamine diphosphorylase/glucosamine-1-phosphate N-acetyltransferase GlmU — protein MTDAPGAIVLAAGLGTRMRSARAKVLHELGGEPMITRVMRSLAPLGASPLVVVVGHQGDAVAAAARDSIRGLRVETALQPAQRGTGDAARCGLEAFAPDFVGDVLILYGDMPMIRPPTLQAFIAEHRRSGAAVSFISATMDDAGAYGRVVRDDTGAVAAIVEARDASPAELAIREINTGVYLARAAALRAALSELRPNNAQGEYYLTDLVGIARRGGAAVRAWRAPAASEFAGINSLKELAEMEAEIRAAVNRKLMDAGVTIVDPATAYIGEEVEIGRDSTVGPNVQILGRSKLGEGVRIEGTAYLRDVEIGDGCHLKLGVRAEECRIGPHCEIGPFANLRTGTELEGHNRIGNFVETKKARLGEGTKASHLSYLGDTEIGRETNIGCGVITVNYDGYDKHRTRIGSRCMIGCDTQLVAPVSVGDDVYVASGTTILREVPDGALCVSHHPQKIKPGWTADWRRRHSGRADAKGSD, from the coding sequence GCGAGCCGATGATTACGCGGGTGATGCGCTCGCTTGCGCCGCTGGGCGCTTCGCCGCTGGTGGTCGTCGTCGGCCATCAGGGCGACGCGGTCGCGGCGGCCGCGCGCGATTCTATTAGGGGTCTGCGCGTCGAGACTGCGCTCCAGCCCGCGCAGCGCGGCACGGGCGACGCGGCGCGCTGCGGCCTTGAGGCTTTCGCGCCGGATTTCGTCGGCGACGTGCTGATTCTTTACGGCGACATGCCGATGATCCGGCCGCCCACGCTGCAGGCGTTTATCGCCGAGCATCGCCGCTCGGGCGCCGCCGTATCGTTCATCAGCGCGACGATGGACGACGCGGGTGCTTACGGCCGCGTCGTGCGCGACGATACTGGTGCGGTCGCGGCGATAGTGGAGGCGCGCGACGCGTCGCCCGCCGAGCTTGCGATTCGGGAGATCAACACGGGCGTTTATCTCGCGCGGGCTGCCGCGCTGCGCGCCGCGCTGAGCGAGTTGCGCCCAAACAATGCGCAGGGCGAATACTATCTTACCGACCTGGTGGGAATTGCGCGCCGCGGCGGAGCGGCGGTACGCGCGTGGCGCGCGCCCGCCGCATCCGAGTTCGCCGGGATAAATTCGCTGAAGGAGCTGGCAGAGATGGAAGCGGAGATCAGGGCGGCGGTTAACCGCAAACTGATGGATGCAGGAGTGACGATCGTCGATCCGGCGACCGCCTATATCGGCGAGGAGGTCGAAATCGGCCGCGACTCGACGGTCGGCCCCAATGTCCAGATTCTCGGCCGCAGCAAGCTCGGCGAGGGCGTGCGGATCGAAGGCACGGCGTATCTGCGCGATGTCGAGATCGGCGACGGATGCCATCTGAAGCTCGGCGTGCGCGCCGAGGAATGCCGCATCGGGCCGCATTGCGAAATCGGCCCCTTCGCCAATCTGCGCACGGGCACCGAGCTCGAAGGTCACAACCGCATCGGCAACTTCGTCGAGACCAAGAAGGCGCGGCTCGGCGAGGGCACCAAGGCGAGCCATCTGAGCTACCTCGGCGACACCGAAATAGGTCGCGAGACCAACATCGGATGCGGCGTGATCACGGTCAACTACGATGGCTACGACAAGCATCGCACCCGGATCGGCAGCCGCTGCATGATCGGATGCGACACGCAGCTGGTTGCGCCGGTGAGCGTTGGCGACGACGTTTACGTGGCCTCGGGCACGACGATCTTGCGCGAGGTTCCTGACGGAGCGCTCTGCGTGTCGCATCATCCGCAGAAGATAAAGCCTGGATGGACCGCCGACTGGCGCCGCCGGCATAGCGGGCGCGCAGACGCCAAAGGCTCGGACTAG